A single genomic interval of Cucumis sativus cultivar 9930 chromosome 5, Cucumber_9930_V3, whole genome shotgun sequence harbors:
- the LOC101221067 gene encoding oleosin 1, which translates to MKRKIIRRRKPHKKSSCPKTKPFQMHAIRSLQTPAYPFPIYIIIKTTFIQIKKKPTTRNSMAESRNPQYSKSQQFSSGNPQYSKFQQFSSDQLPRSHKVVKAATAVTTGTSFLVLSALIMAGTVIGLAVVTPLFVIFSPVLVPALITATLLILGFLASGGFGAAAIVVLLWFFRYMGNNGRNRSGDWPEKSRFKFNGKGRVEG; encoded by the coding sequence atgaaaagaaagataatcAGAAGGAGGAAGCCACATAAAAAATCGAGTTGTCCAAAAACAAAGCCATTTCAAATGCATGCAATAAGAAGTCTTCAAACACCTGCTTATCCATTTCCTATATATATCATCAtcaaaacaactttcattcaaataaaaaaaaaacccacaacCCGAAATTCAATGGCGGAATCACGTAACCCTCAGTACTCCAAATCCCAACAGTTCTCCTCCGGTAACCCTCAATACTCCAAATTCCAACAGTTCTCCTCCGATCAACTCCCCCGCTCTCACAAAGTCGTCAAGGCCGCCACTGCAGTCACTACCGGCACATCGTTCCTCGTCCTCTCCGCCCTAATAATGGCCGGTACAGTAATTGGTCTGGCCGTTGTTACCCCATTGTTTGTCATATTCAGCCCGGTTCTTGTGCCTGCACTGATAACGGCCACGCTTTTGATCTTGGGGTTCTTGGCCTCTGGTGGATTTGGAGCTGCGGCTATCGTTGTGTTGTTGTGGTTTTTCAGGTATATGGGTAATAATGGGAGAAATCGTAGTGGAGATTGGCCGGAAAAAAGTCGGTTCAAGTTCAACGGCAAGGGGAGAGTGGAAGGCTAA